The following coding sequences are from one Capsicum annuum cultivar UCD-10X-F1 chromosome 3, UCD10Xv1.1, whole genome shotgun sequence window:
- the LOC107865221 gene encoding uncharacterized protein LOC107865221 codes for MAGIIVKNIVQGTPEHGYAVFPIFSYIFNGLNPGSINSLRVNEESGRFIYYFMAFGASIRRYAYMRKVVPVDGTHLSGKYEGVLLSAVAQDTQNHIYPLDYCVVDKENDASWGFFFEKLKAFVVDEPELCIISDRHYYHEAKAYTLEEFNDYFNALKERCPSAAACLENEVGFEKWIRAHFPGNRFNIMTSNIPELLKSMLRDEREYPVAAIFNSIAQRFGEIFRKRYAEVDNSKTTFVPVAETILRENMTKGDKLYVNNIDEFTMLGYDRFAKINLSRKSCSYRKYDLVKLPCAHAMAALHLKHGDEYGTRIYNYSLQIYLKESYLLAYLEPICAAPLELEWSVEREYLEMQVLLPDFDPKLGWRKLKSVKGVLGPSRYKKRNKCSKCKRLGHKRTTCNFNVG; via the exons ATGGCAGGCATCATTGTGAAGAACATAGTTCAAGGTACACCCGAGCATGGATATGCAGTGTTTcccatattttcatatattttcaacgGCCTCAACCCCGGTTCTATTAATTCCCTCAGGGTCAATGAGGAGTCTGGCaggtttatttactactttatggCGTTTGGGGCTTCCATCCGTAGATATGCATACATGAGAAAGGTAGTTCCTGTTGATGGCACACATTTGTCCGGCAAGTACGAGGGCGTGCTGCTGTCCGCTGTCGCTCAAGATACACAGAATCATATCTATCCCTTAGATTATTGTGTGGTGGATAAGGAGAACGATGCGTCGTGGGGCTTCTTCTTCGAGAAGCTTAAGGCCTTTGTCGTCGACGAACCAGAGCTGTGTATTATCTCCGACAGACAC TACTACCATGAGGCCAAGGCGTACACGTTGGAAGAATTTAATGACTACTTCAACGCCCTTAAAGAAAGATGCCCCAGTGCAGCAGCTTGCCTCGAGAATGAAGTAGGATTTGAAAAGTGGATCCGGGCTCACTTTCCAGGTAATCGATTCAATATCATGACCTCAAACATCCCTGAGTTGCTCAAATCAATGTTGCGCGATGAAAGAGAGTATCCAGTGGCGGCCATTTTCAATTCAATTGCACAAAGATTTGGAGAAATATTCAGGAAGAGGTATGCAGAGGTGGATAATTCAAAGACAACCTTTGTTCCCGTAGCTGAGACAATCTTAAGGGAAAACATGACCAAGGGGGATAAATTATATGTGAACAACATAGACGAATTCACCATGCTTGGCTATGATCGTTTCGCAAAAATTAATCTTTCGAGAAAGTCATGTTCTTACAGAAAGTACGACTTGGTGAAATTGCCATGCGCTCATGCAATGGCAGCATTGCATTTGAAGCACGGGGATGAATATGGCACTAGAATTTACAACTACTCTTTGCAAATATATTTGAAAGAATCATACCTCCTTGCATACTTGGAACCTATTTGTGCAGCACCACTTGAGTTGGAGTGGAGTGTAGAGCGAGAGTATCTTGAAATGCAAGTTCTTTTACCCGACTTCGATCCTAAACTCGGATGGAGGAAGTTGAAAAGCGTTAAGGGTGTGTTAGGGCCTTCAAGGTACAAgaaaagaaacaagtgctccaagTGCAAAAGGCTGGGACATAAGAGAACAACATGCAACTTTAACGTAGGATAA